A single region of the Triticum dicoccoides isolate Atlit2015 ecotype Zavitan chromosome 2B, WEW_v2.0, whole genome shotgun sequence genome encodes:
- the LOC119363073 gene encoding fibronectin-binding protein A-like — protein MASRSTALVLLLSLLLSSVAVSSAARKLQEQETAPPTEEEPSAPHLTGLPDYELPPMPKFELPPFPEMHLPPFPGTPWKPATRTPTLTGFFFPQPEPEANP, from the coding sequence ATGGCCTCGAGGAGCACCGCCCTCGTGCTCCTCCTCTCGCTGCTCCTCTCGTCCGTCGCCGTGAGCAGCGCGGCGAGGAAGCTGCAGGAGCAGGAGACGGCTCCGCCCACGGAAGAAGAGCCGTCCGCGCCACACCTGACCGGGCTGCCAGACTACGAGCTGCCGCCGATGCCTAAGTTTGAGCTCCCGCCATTCCCAGAGATGCACCTGCCGCCGTTCCCGGGAACGCCGTGGAAGCCGGCGACGCGCACGCCCACCCTTACCGGGTTCTTCTTCCCACAGCCGGAGCCGGAGGCCAATCCATGA